The DNA region CGAACTCCGCCGCCCACGGCTGCAGTCGGTCGTCGCCGAACACGAAGTGGGTCTCGGCGGCGTGACCGACCCCAAGCGGATTGGCCACCCGGCGGACGGCAGCGATATCGCCCTGCAGCGGCACCCGCCGGTCGGGATCGGCCATCGCACGCTCGACGTGCTCGTAGACGGCCTTCAGATCGCGGGGCCGAACCTCGATGTCGGATGGCTGGAAGCGTGGATGCGCCGGATAAGTCGCGTCGAACGCCTGCTCCAGCAGATTGGCGAAAGCCGCGGCCAGAGTGACACCGACCGGGCGCTGCGGATCGAAGCCGCGATCCAGTGAGGTGAGCACCCGCTCGTGCGCGTCATCGATGACGTCGCCGGACCGAGTCGGGGCTGCTGCCTCGTACGCCACCTGGATGGCTCGCTCGACCGTGTGCCGCAGCGTGGTGCGGGAGGACTCCAGAATCGCCCGCGCCTGCACGCGGTCGGTCTCACTCAGATGATCTGCGTGGGAGGTCCACCGGTCACCGCTGCCGTCCAGCAGCCAGTTCAAGATCACCAGACGACGAACATCGCGCATCCGCTCCTCGGTGAAGAAGCGAGGCAGCCACACGATGGTCTGCGCATGGCGCTCGCGGGAGATCAGCGAGTCCAACCGCTCGGAGTCCTCCAACCAGGAGTGGCCCGCCTCGTCGAACGGGTGGTCGATGATCACCCGCCAGGTGTTCGGCCGGTTCTGGAACTGCTCGTCGGAGAGCCAACCAGGATCACGCACGTTGCCGAACACGAGGTCCACGTCACGGCGGGATCCTCGCCAGACAATCTGGTGGACATACGCGCCCCGGACGTCTTCTGGGCCAAGCTCGATCCCGAGCCCGCTCGCCACCATCGACTTGATCAGCTCCCGGCGGCGGCCCTCGTTGTCCTCCCCCTTGGCCTTCTCGACGATCGACTCGTAGTCGACGTCGGACAGCTGCATCCGGATCACCGGGTTGCGGACGTCACTGTCCAGGTGGATCTCGGGCACCTGCCGGGCCCAGTCGCGGACGCGGCTGGTCACCATAGTGGCCTCGTTGCCAGGCAGCGGGCTGACGATCGAGCCGTGGTTGAGGGAGGCGAGTCTGGAGGCCGTCAGCCCCTTCAGCGCGGGCACGTTCGGTGCGACCGCCGACAGCAGCAGAGTCCTGGCCAGCCGTTGGTTGGCCACCAGGCCGGCCGGGAGTGGCTCGCGACCGTCCAATTGCCCCTCGGTCAGCTCGTACGGCTCACGCAGCAGCGGCTCCAACTTGTCGGCATACAAGGTGTTGGCCGAGCGGAACAGCGCCGCCACCTTCTGATCCAGCGGCTGCGCGCCCTGCACCACGTACGGGAACGTGTCTCCCACCGGAATGACGTCGTCGACGGTGAGTGTGTCGCGCCGATCCACCAGCATCTGTTGCATGACCTTGAGCGCGGTCCGCTCCCGCTGCATGACGCTGGCCAGCGATCGCAAGGTGGAGACCAGCGCTGGCGAGAAAGGGTAAGTCTGTCGGAACGCGGCTTCGTCAGCGCCGCGGTGCTGCTCGTCGGTGTTGATGCCGTCCAGCAGCACGTCCCAGACACCCGCTCGGTGACTGATGCGACCGAACGCCTCGTCCAAGATGCGGCGCCCCTCGTCGTTCTTGGGTCGCAGCAGCCTCTGCTGGGCGACGTAGGGCAGGTTGTCGTCGCCCAGTGCGATCTGGGCGAAGCGGCCCTCCTGGTGACGAAAGGCCCGATCCAGCGCATCCTGCTCGGCTCCGCTGGCGCCGGCGTCGGCGAACCAACGGCGAAGGTCCATCTGCCGAGCAACGAAGGAGACGAGCGGGATGGGTCGGTGTCCGATCCCGGACTCGACCAGCTTGGTGATCTTCTGCGACTCACGCCGGAAGAACTCCCGATCTTGGACGGCGAAGGCCAGCCACAGCACCAGCTCGTCAAGGAAGAGGACCACGGCGTCGTAGCCCAGTGCCTGAGCGTGTGCGGCGATCGCGGCCAGGCCGGTGTCCAGGTCGACGTAGCGAGCCTGCCGGACGTAGGACTGGTAGAACCGCTCGACCAGAGCCGACACCAGCGACTGCCGTTGCGGGGACTCGGGACTGGCAGCACGCGCCTGGGCGTAGCTGTCGGCGTTCCAGGTGCCGGAGCCGAGCAGCGCCGACCACTCGTCGACACCGTCGCCAACGCTGTCCGTTCCGTTCAGCTGGGCGAAGAACTCTTGGTCACCCAAGACGTCGCGCATTCGCTCGGCATCGGCCAGCAGCCCGTCGGACTGGTGCAGGCTGGGAAGCGGCGCGGTCGGGTGCAGGGCTCGGATCTGCCGCAGGTAGCCACCGAAGAGCGCGTCCTCCAAGGACTCCGCTCCCAGCAGATGGAAGGCCAGCGGCAGGATCGTCCTGTCACGCAGCACCGGGTCGACCGAGCCGATCGCTGGTTGCAGCTCGAGCTTGGCGCGGGCCACGGGGTCCTGGCGCAGCACGGCGTGCAGTACGGCCATGAAGTGGCTCTTGCCGGAGCCGAACGAGCCGGTCAGGAAGGCGCCGCGGCTGATCCGGCTGGTGACCGCATCTGCCACCAGGGCCAGCGCGCGCTCGAAGGCGTCGGCGAGGGCCGGGGTGACCACGTAGTTGTCCACCGCAGCCACTGCGTGGCCGGCGCCGACGCTGTCGGTCAGCCGAAGCACGTAGTCCTCTGCACCCGCATGCTCGGGGATGTCGATGACGTCACGCAGCAGCGCGCTCACGTGCGTGCCCTCCTTCCTCGGGTGGCTGGCTTCGGTCGCCAGTCGGCCAGCTGCTCCGGCGACCGCCCGACCTGGCGAGACCGCTCGGCCAGCTGCTCGCGGCAGAACGCGGCCAGGCTGACACCGTAGGTGGGATCGACCTCGGCATGCCACTGCTCCACCCACGGCTGCAGCTCCGCCAGGCCAGCGACCAACGGAATCAGGCGCTCATCGGTCCAGCCTTCCTCCTCGCGCTCGGCGATGATCATGGCGAGGGCCAGCGCCTGCTCGGCATGGTCCCAACCCGCCCAGCCCAACAACAGGGTGGAATCGGTACTGCGGCCAGCGTCGGGGTAGAGGATGAACCGCTCCTTCGGCACGTCCAGCTTGCCGCGAGCCTGCCACCAGATGCTTGACCTGAAGTCCTGCTCCTCGAACGGCCGCGGCAAAGCCGCTGGGCGAGGAAATTCGTCTCCGTCCTCCATTTGACTGTTGACAATCTCGCGCCAAGAATCACTCTTTCGAAGACCGCCCTCTGTCATCCGATAAGCCGCCAAAAAGGGGACAGCTTCTCCTGTCAGCAAGTTGGACAAGAACGGCACGATCGACACATCTGGGCGGCGCTCCAGCATACATATTGCACGCACGAGCAATTCTTCCCGCGACACCATATCTGCGAGCTGAGCGATTGAGATTGGTCGCGGATGCGAGCCTTCCGAAAACCAAAATCGGCGTGACTCAAGTTCAGAAAGAATCCAATCTCTAAGCGATTGGTCATATCGAGAGTTCCAGTCGTCCCATGTTGACCAACGCCGCTTATATTCGGGACGCTCGAGAAGGCCGAGCAGGTCGTCGCTGCCGAGCATTTCAATCCTTCGCTCGACCAATGCGCGATAGCTCGGAGACCAGCCAGATGGCAACTCAGTATGTGGAACTATGCCATGTTCCGCAAACCACGTAGGAATTTCGCCAGCCTTGGATACGCCCCGAGCCAATGCGATTTCGAAGGCCCTCTGGCCGGGCAGAATTTTGGGTGGAAACTCGCACCACATCTGCATCGAGGCCGATTGGAAGACTCCCACGACGCCATATACGTACCAGTCCAGCTCCTCTTGCAATGAGATCATGTGCGCCAGACTTGAACTGTATTTGTTGCTAGCGTCACTCCGGAGTTTTAGCGGGCTCGTCATCAGCGGATCAAGGTCACGAGTTTCAAGCACAAGTTCCTGAATCCTTCTGGCCAGACTATAGGGAAGGTCCTCCGGAATCGGAATCTCGGCCACGTTGCTGACGTTGAACTGGTATGTGCGCCTCCAGACATCGCCGGCCGCCCCGCCCTTGGGTTTGCACCTTTGACGCAACCAAAAGCATGCCAATGAAGAATTCAAGAAGCCGCAGAGGCCTTGAACTTCCTCGTCGGTCATCGAGTCTGGCAGTGCAATGCAAGGAGCAGTCCTACCATAAACGGAGTCATCGGAACGGATGACGAAATGATTGTGCGTCGCTACTTCAGCATAGGC from Microlunatus phosphovorus NM-1 includes:
- a CDS encoding DUF6079 family protein, with protein sequence MSALLRDVIDIPEHAGAEDYVLRLTDSVGAGHAVAAVDNYVVTPALADAFERALALVADAVTSRISRGAFLTGSFGSGKSHFMAVLHAVLRQDPVARAKLELQPAIGSVDPVLRDRTILPLAFHLLGAESLEDALFGGYLRQIRALHPTAPLPSLHQSDGLLADAERMRDVLGDQEFFAQLNGTDSVGDGVDEWSALLGSGTWNADSYAQARAASPESPQRQSLVSALVERFYQSYVRQARYVDLDTGLAAIAAHAQALGYDAVVLFLDELVLWLAFAVQDREFFRRESQKITKLVESGIGHRPIPLVSFVARQMDLRRWFADAGASGAEQDALDRAFRHQEGRFAQIALGDDNLPYVAQQRLLRPKNDEGRRILDEAFGRISHRAGVWDVLLDGINTDEQHRGADEAAFRQTYPFSPALVSTLRSLASVMQRERTALKVMQQMLVDRRDTLTVDDVIPVGDTFPYVVQGAQPLDQKVAALFRSANTLYADKLEPLLREPYELTEGQLDGREPLPAGLVANQRLARTLLLSAVAPNVPALKGLTASRLASLNHGSIVSPLPGNEATMVTSRVRDWARQVPEIHLDSDVRNPVIRMQLSDVDYESIVEKAKGEDNEGRRRELIKSMVASGLGIELGPEDVRGAYVHQIVWRGSRRDVDLVFGNVRDPGWLSDEQFQNRPNTWRVIIDHPFDEAGHSWLEDSERLDSLISRERHAQTIVWLPRFFTEERMRDVRRLVILNWLLDGSGDRWTSHADHLSETDRVQARAILESSRTTLRHTVERAIQVAYEAAAPTRSGDVIDDAHERVLTSLDRGFDPQRPVGVTLAAAFANLLEQAFDATYPAHPRFQPSDIEVRPRDLKAVYEHVERAMADPDRRVPLQGDIAAVRRVANPLGVGHAAETHFVFGDDRLQPWAAEFERELGRRGNATGPVTVGEVERWIESMTPPNGLRSEVKHLIVLAWAALRRRAWFAYGAPIPAPAPGALRPEMEMREQAMPEPTDWSVANDRAGRLFGTTGGRHLTPQAVADLAQRVKEAVQARYQAVQDLVPAVERAYGRVDLDAGGAGQRLATAKSAAELTQVLRHLDGVDLIRRLAVADVGNETALARSMSTAGAVASALGQFRWERLRPLQDAQRGEGPRAEQAADILEDVRRSLESDEMVVGIVGALERAETALFTWLTPPTLPDSPVRRQDQEQQRRTHPSAGRRTLAAGDSPVAVVSELQAVRDAHPGRAIIVEWHVEE